The window CCAAGTCTTCATGTCTGTTCCTAGATAGTTTAAATTTGTTAGCAGTTAACTTAATTATAAATCATTACTTTAAGCGCATAAccgtaattatatatataacaaaaccaGTGTAGAAACTTATCACGTGCATAAAACGTTTGTCATAAAGAAGTAGCAACTtatctctctgtttttttcttgataACTCAACAATCAAACTCATGATCATCAGTCATCACTTTTGTCACGTGCAAAAATAACAAGTTATCATGCAGTGTTCAAAATGTTCTTATAGCAACGGTTTATGTTGATTTAGTCTCACCGATTTGGTCGGTTGAACCGTTCTAAATAGCTTTATGATTTGTTAGAAAAGAGAACTTTCATAACCAACAGTTGTTAAATATACTTATCACCCTCAACCACGCCTCCTTTTTGTGAACCATCCACACAAAATACACCGTTAATCGACTTCATTTATGTATAGTATCAAGGCTAAAATcaaaaactgaaaacaaaagCTGTTTCTGTTCATGTGTAACCTATATAAGAACACACATGCATAAACTACATAACAAAAAGGGAACTAATATATACTTACAAAAGCTTGAAAAATCAATAAGATCTAAACATTTGGTCCAGAATGATGGTCAATGCCATGGCCACGCGAGGCTCCATATCCGATTCAACTATAAGTTTAAACACATCTTTGCCAAAGGAACCTCCTCCAACCATTGCATCTTTCCTCTTGATCTCTGCCGTTTTCTTCTTGTTCCTCACGTCTACTATTTTGCAGCTTTTCTGACCATATGATCCTTCAACCTCGTATAGTATTGTCTTCTTCACACTAACCCACGCCAAGCTCCTCTTGTTTGTTAGTATGCTAACGTTTTTCTTTGCTGTAAATATTGGGTCTCTTTGTGTTTCTCCATCGTATACCGCCCAGCAATCTCCCATGCTCAACTTCTGGTCGATAAATCAAGAAGAAAGGAAAATTCAAGACTAGTTTCATAATAAGGATTCACCACCAACGATAAATTGTTCTAGTGGCTAAAACTCTTTGATTATCTAATATGAAAAGTACCTTTCGGCGGATGGAGAGGAGAGGTAAGCCGGAAGCGTCCATAAGGACGATGTTGTCTTTAGGAGAGTTCATGTAGTTGTCAACCCTAAAGACAAGGTTTCCATTAGAGTTGTAAACTGTGAATCCATCGCAGTTGAAGAGAAGAGACTTCCTCCACACTGTTAAAACCACGGCTGCTTTACTATCACACAAGCTTTCCTCGTAAGTGTTTGGGAACTTTGGGTGAACTtttgtcattttctttcttgatTCTCTGTGTTTATGTCTTTTCTTTGTGTGTTTGATGATTGTTGTTGGAGAAGATGAGTTGATATTTGTTTGATGAAGGTGGTTGCgtgtttatatatacaaatgtaGAAAGATAGAATGTGGTGCTCAGATGAAAAGAATGGTCCCATCTTCTTGTATTCCACTAGAGGTATCGTTTTCAGTCTATTACTATAAGATATCTAGTCTTTTTAATTTATGTCATTAATCTAATTTATTCCTTTATATAATCCAATATTATAGTACCGGTTTTAATTTACCAAAACTCCAACCAAATATTATATAGGAACATGTATTTTTTATTCCAGATCTGACCAATACTGGCCCTACAAATTAGCTTGTAGTCTCATGTTTAATACAATTCCAATGCCAAGAGCTAGGAAAAAATCACACACTAACCCTAGATCAAGTTATAGAAGAAATTTACAGGAGTAACAAACTACTAATCGAATTTACAGGATAAAATCACACACAAACCCtagatcaaatatataattgttttcttaacttgctcttttatgttttatattctctCTACAATATATTGGTGTGTATCTTTTagactaaaaataatattttattatttttttcttacatttttctattataaataCAGAATATTATTGTCTCTTgtacagaaagaaaaaaaagaatctacAGCGACGAAAACCTACCGGCCATAATCTATGGGAAATTGGAGCCTATAGCAACGAAAAAAACAGTAATTCGTAGAGTAGCTATTTTACCTAATACACCAATATACCATGcatcttttatataataatactacTATGCCCTCTAATACAACCGGTAAAAcctgtaaacaaaaaaacactAATATATTAATACTTACCTAACACACATACATCGTGGCCTTTGGAGAATCACATACTGAGTTGTTTCTTTCCCATTTTTGATCCACATGGTAACCACCAAAACCATTTATGGAGTAGCTTTGCCTAGGAGATGCCCATCTGCAACGCCTCGCTTGGCTACTGACGGAAAGCTTTGCGCATCTGAAATCTATGGAGTCGTCGACAACGTAAACGGCACCGCCGCAAGGTTCGTCAACACTTCCTTCAATCGCTTTAATCTCTTTGGTTTACGAGGCGGTTACATGTGCTATTCCCATGGATGTCGTCAGTTACACATATATTTCTTGCTGGGAATGTTCTTGAATTGATCGGAGAAGATGAATAGTTTTTGTAACATTGTattctatactattttatgCGTATGgaatagaaatgtaaaacaatatGTATTATGAATGTTTTATTCATGTTATGTAATGTGAAATAGTATGTTACTATACTTATTTGTCATGTATCGTTCCATTTGATGATTAATAAAGAAAGTGTTATTTTGTTCACCAATATGTATTATACTATGTATTTtattccattctatttgggtttagggtttatacttgggtttagggtttagtgattaagttttagggtttaatatttgGAAGGTATGGTTGAGGTTTGATAGTGCCCCTATCGTGTATTGTTTCATTTGATGATTAATAAAGAAAGTGTTATTTTGTTCACCAATATGTaatatactatgtattttgttccattccatttgggtttagagtttatatttgtgtttagaatttatatttggatttagggtttatatttatgTAAGAGTTTAGTAATTAGAAtttaaagtttagtatttaTAAGGTGAGAGAGTATGATTAGGGTTaacattaattttttctttGCAATCATAGACATTCCATAAATTCATTAATATGTGCtatgttattttctttgttccattctatatggatttttggtttatatttaagtttatggtttatatttggatttatggTTTACTGATTAGAATTTAGAGCTTAGTATTTAAGGATCGTGATAAGATTGGGATTTGGATATGATTAGTATTTAGGGGTTGTAGCTGGGGTTGTAATCATATACTATTTCGGTGATGTAGAATAGAATTCTCGGTGCATATGTATGTGGCTAATAAATGTATACGTGGATGACTCCACCAAAAGAAAGACATCATCTACTCTCTCTCACTTGTAACTGGAAACCTTTTAAACTGTGGGGTAAAACCGGATAAAATGGGACATAAATATCTGACatttaattatgtcaaaatcattgtTACTTGTTTAATTTACCTCCCAAATGTAGCTATTACACAAATAAGCCCATAATCTATTGTCTTTCCACTCCAGtgcatttttttataatggaaAAGGATTGTTTATATACGAAATGTTCTTCGggttctttatatatttttgcagAATTATCACTTTGTTCTCCAAAATTGAACCCAAAGTAATGTATGATATAACCTAGTAGTCTATATGATAAACTGATAATCAATATGTATTCTTGATCAAAAATCAAATATAGTTAATTATTGGCTCTTTAAGACCAATTCTGTATcagataatgtatttttataaaataaagttttttttgttattagtaATGAACATTTTGAGCCTAGGGAAACCATAATCTAGTGGAGCTGTGGAGGATAAGAATTGGTGGAAAGCAAAGTTCAGATATTATACAATAAATACCAATTCAAAGTTTCAAACATGGTCATGAAATAAAATGAGTTAAGAAATGAAGTTTAGAACCAATCCTTGGTTTTAATATGATATGATGAAAGGAGGACCACCATATCATCATTCATCATTGTAAATAATTAAGCTTAAGAACAAAGTATGTGGCTGAGAAGCGTTTAGCGGTGGGAAGAGAAGAAAAACCATTCCCAATAAAATTActaattttttgattaaaagatattattaaaatatccTTTGTGATATTTTTCCACGGCCGTTGGTAGTAATGAATGTTCCACTTACGTTGACCTCTCTTATTTATATTCCTTTCGTTATCTATCGTTTGTTTATAGACAAAAAGATTGTGGTTTCTGCGGCATATGTACACAAAAAGTGATTATGACCTTTGAGAGGTAAGACGCGTCCCACTTTCACCAAAAAACAATGGATTGAAAAGTACGTGCTGCACTTTGAAGAATATGTTCTCTTTAGTGCACTGCAGATGTAGTACAGCCTAATTGTTCTTCCTACCAAATCTGATTCCTCACTATGTATAGTCTCTATACcaaattattatttcataatctTAGCTTGAGTGTGTGTTTTGTATGTTCATTTTGCATTCTACCTCGTACGTCATCATTAAATGGGTATTATGTGAATGAAGCTTTTTAAAGTAAAACCTTAAATAAATTATAGGTTTCAATGGATGAATCCATTTACATACATATGCGAATTTATCGTGAATGTTTATCACCAATGAAAATCGTGTCTTTGATTATTCTAAACCGGTTCACCAAAAATGAAACATTTCCATAAGCAAGGTTCGAGAATCAAAAACCTAAACAGAATTGTAACGTTCTGACTGTCTCCGTCAGTGGAACTCCACGTCCGCTCACGCAATCGATAGAGTGGAGACAGGCCCGGCCCGAAAAACTCTTTTAAAAGTTGGGGTGGAAgcataaaaagaaataaagacTGTCAAGTGGTCTTGAATCAAGTTACCTTCAAATGGAACATTAGCTCCTTTAACCATATGAGGTAGtgtgataaatttataaaaatggtCGAAATATACATCTAATTTATTTGCCGGAAGCAGATGCTTCTGCCCAGGACCGCTACTCGATGGAGACAATCAGTATATTAGATTTGTTATCACTCGTATGATAGTCagaatcaatttttgaaaaattactCATTCTTTTACAATATTTCAGTTCAAGTACGCTTaatcataaattatttttgggCAAATTATCagaaaataaatgtaattagtgacatattaggtaattcagtttttaggaatcttttaatatatattaaccaCATATATCACTACGCCAAAATGTTACAAAATTCTTTAGGCAAACGCTGCATCCAAACCCATTTATGTTTATCACATACGTGAATGACTTGTGCCTGGAAGTAAAAGGCCAACCAAGATCGAATATAATCCGGTTTCCCACAAAATTCATTTCAGTAGAGCGTATGATATTGATAGaaagtatttttcaaaaaagccAAATAAAATtagtgttttttgttttgttttgtgagATTGACGTTGTGTGACTTTGTAATCAATTGAATGGCCATTTAACTAGGTGAATggccatttaataaaaaaagtataGACGTGTTCGAATGACTATTAATCTGTATAAATTAGGTGATGACTCATGACCATTTTAGTGGACGACTTTGAACACCATTCAGGTAAACATAAGTACAtaattacataaataaaatgCGTATAGCATCATCAAcccatctttctttcttttttcccATGCATTCGGAAATACGTGCATATGCATAATGCATATAATATTGGCTTGTATCTTCATTAAAATTAATTCAATCTCAACATCCtatgaataaataatatatgCCATACTTTAAATCGACCAAAAGGGTACATGACATGATTCAAAAACTGTTTATGCGATTCAACAGCAGTATAAATCACATCTTCGCTTACCTAGTAATTTAAGCTATTCGTTCTCAActaattctattttttaaagACTCCATAAACTTTAGTAGTGTTGCATATTATCTCGAAATTATATATGTGATTTAGTGAATGCTTAGTaggaaaataatataattagttATGCTTAACGAAGATCATGATCTTTATCACTTTCTGATCTGTGTCAAATGTTAAACTGGTGCACTgagaaatagataaaaattcTCATCACTTTCTATCAAGTCAAACGCAACAAAAGTAAAAACTGACACATGAACAATGGGAAAATATAACACGAGGAAAAGAATTGGCACACACCTCTTTGCCAAAAATCATATACAACATCAAAGTTTTCTTCACATACTCTTTTTTTAATCAAAGCTGATTTTAAATCATCTTTGATTAAGTCTCTTAAAAATCAATTTGCTATCAATTTTAAAACCCATTTCTGCTTGCACTCTTCCCCTTCAGCATTTCTCACTGCAATGCATTCGGGTTTATTTACCCCCACCAAAAATGAGATGTCTACTTAACCACCAACTCTAAATCTTTTCTTTGCGTCTGCCTGCTTCTAAAGCATTGGCCGTGTAGCTTTTTACTTACTCTCATCAAGGGTTCACGTTACAGTCACTCAAGAATCGATCTTCCCGATTCAGATGCTTTCTCCAATAGGTTTTGTACTGTGGGATTCCCAGCTCTAGCCACGGCTTCATGTTCCCATTGTAGTGCAGAGTGGCTGCGTTTTTTATCGTTTGGGTATTGATGTAGTAGTCATAACCAAGCCCTGACAGAGCCCATTTGTCGTCAAGAGTATAAACTTTGTCTTGAAACGTAAGCAAACTTGCTTGCAATGCAATTGCTTCCCTCGACTCACCTCCACCACCCATCTGCTGCGCATAAAATCGAAAGCCA of the Brassica rapa cultivar Chiifu-401-42 chromosome A03, CAAS_Brap_v3.01, whole genome shotgun sequence genome contains:
- the LOC103857801 gene encoding protein LURP-one-related 8 — its product is MTKVHPKFPNTYEESLCDSKAAVVLTVWRKSLLFNCDGFTVYNSNGNLVFRVDNYMNSPKDNIVLMDASGLPLLSIRRKKLSMGDCWAVYDGETQRDPIFTAKKNVSILTNKRSLAWVSVKKTILYEVEGSYGQKSCKIVDVRNKKKTAEIKRKDAMVGGGSFGKDVFKLIVESDMEPRVAMALTIILDQMFRSY